The segment TTTATGCACGAGTATCTCTTCGACCATGTAGACATCAAAGAAGAAAATATCCACATCCCCGATGGCACACTGGATCGGGAAGACGTGTACGATTTTTGCCAAAAATACGAAGAGAAAATTGATGCCCTTGGCGGACTGGATATCCAGATTCTGGGTATCGGGCGAACCGGTCACGTTGGTTTTAATGAGCCCGGTTCATCCATCAATTCTAAAACCCGCCTCATTGCTTTAGACAGCCTGACGATATTAGATGCCGCCAGCGGTTTCTTTGGGGTGGAAAATGTTCCCCGCCGCGCCATCACCATGGGGGTTGGAACTATTATGAAAGCCGACCGCATCTTCCTGATGGCCTGGGGCGAAGGCAAAGCCAAGATTGTACAAAAGGCTATTGAAGGGGACATCACCAGCCAGATTCCGGCTACCTTCCTGCAGAAGCACGAGAATGTAGAATTCCTCCTCGATGATGCTTCTTCGGCAGAACTTACACGAACCAAAACTCCGTGGCTGGTCGGCCCTATTGACTGGACAGACGAGCTGCTTAGAAAAGCGGTGGTATGGTTAAGCCTCTATCTGGAGAAACCAATCCTCAAGCTTACGGACGAAGATTACAGTGAGCATGGCATGAACGATGTACTGATTGACATTGGCCGCGCTTATAATGTAAACATCCGCATTTTTAACGAGATTCAGCACACCATTACCGGATGGCCCGGTGGTAAACCTAACGAAGACGACACCTACCGTCCGGAAAGAAAATCACCCGGCAAAAAGCGCGTACTTATTTTCAGTCCCCACCCGGATGACGACGTAATTTCCATGGGCGGTACCTTTATCCGCCTGGTAGATCAGGGACATGAAGTTCATGTAGCCTACCAGACGTCCGGTAACATCGCCGTTTTTGATGATGAAGCCATTCGTTTTGCCGATTTCGTTACCGATTACCACGAAAGTTTTGGATTGGAGAATGAAGAATCAGCTGAGCTTTTTGAGGAAGTAAGAGCTTCCATCAAGAATAAGAAACCCGGCGAAGTGGATTCCGATGAAGTGAAAACCATTAAGGGAATGATTCGCCGCGGAGAAGCCAAAGCTGCCTGCCGGTATGTGGGCATCCCCGATGAGAATATGCACTTTCTGGATCTTCCGTTTTATGAAACCGGGAAAGTCCGTAAGAAGCCTATTGGCCCTGAAGACATTGAGATCACCAAAAATATTATACAGCAGGTGAAGCCCCATCAGATTTATGCAGCGGGTGACTTATCTGATCCACACGGCACGCACCGGGTGTGTCTGGATGCTGTTTTCACCGCTTTGCGTGAACTGAAGGATGAGCCTTGGATGCAAGAGTGCTGGACATGGCTATACCGCGGTGCCTGGCAGGAATGGGATATTGAGGACATCGAAATGGCGGTGCCACTCAGCCCCGAAGAAACAGACCGCAAGCGTAAAGCCATCTTCAAGCATCAGTCGCAGAAAGACCGACCTCTGTTCCCCGGAACCGACAAGCGGGAATTCTGGCAGCGTGCCGACGACCGTACCCGCGGAACCGCCGAACTCTACGACAAGCTGGGGCTGGCCGAGTACGAAGCGATGGAAGCCTTCGTGCGCTGGAAAGAGCTGGATTGACATTTTTAAACATTTAAAAGCGAAAGAGATATTTCTTTCGCTTTTTTTTTACCTATAATTCCGACTTCGACATTTTGAAGCTTAACCATGAAATCAACATCGGCATATGAATTTAATAGCTAAGCTAAAAAAGAATCCATGGTTTTGGATTCCTTCTCTCTACTACGCTCAAGGGCTCCCCTACATCATGGTGGTAGAGGTTTCGGTAATCATGTATCAAAACCTGGACATCTCTAATGCCGAGATTGGTTTATACACCAGTTTGCTCTACCTGCCGTGGATTATTAAGCCATTCTGGAGTCCACTGGTGGAGAACACCAAAACCAAGCGCTGGTGGACCATAGGCATGCAGTTTGTGATGGGAGCCGCCTTTGCCGGTGTGGCTCTTGTATTGCTCACTCCTTCATTCTTTGCCTTCAGCCTTATCGTGCTTTATCTACTGGCCCTGGCTTCCGCAACACATGATATAGCCGCAGACGGTTTTTATATGATTGCGCTTAATGAAGAGAAGCAATCCTTTTTTGTAGGGATCCGATCTACCTTCTATCGCATTGCCATTATAAGCGGTAAAGGGGCGCTGGTTATTTTAGCCGGTTACCTTATTGAAAGCGGAACCGATGTGGATTATGCCTGGGCCGTCACCTTTGGTATCCTGGCTGTGGTTATGACGGTTTTTGCCCTCTACCACACCCTTTCTATTCCCAAGCCGGCCGGTGACTATGCCGAAGAATATGACAGCCCCAAAGAACAACTGGCAGCTTTTTTCAAGGTATTCATCGATTTCTTTAAGAAGAAACAAATCTGGGTAGCACTTGCTTTTATCCTGTTTTACCGGTTTGCGGAAGGTCAGCTCGTGAAAATGGGGCCTCCTTTCTTTTTGGATGAAATTAAAGCCGGCGGACTTGGCCTTTCCACTTCTGATTTGGGATTCATCTACGGTACCATAGGCGTGATTGCCCTGACCATAGGTGGCATTATCGGTGGGGTGGTTATTTCAAGAAAAGGACTTAAATACTGGCTCTGGCCTATGCTTATTGCTATGAACGTGCCCAACCTGGTGTATGTAATTTTGGCCTACTTCCAGCCGGAATCCTATACTTTAATCAGTGCTTTTGTAGCCATTGAACAATTTGGATATGGGTTTGGCTTTGCCGCCTTCCTGATGTTCCTGATTTATGTAGCTCAGGGCGAGAACAAAACGGCTCACTATGCATTCGGAACCGGATTTATGGCCCTGGGGATGTTAATTCCCGGATCTATAAGCGGTTTTATGCAGGAATGGCTGGGCTACCTCAACTTCTTTATCTGGGTGATGATTGCCACCATCCCCATCTTTATTGTAACAAAGTTTGTGGATATCGATCCTGACTTTGGAAAGAAAAAAGACAAGCAGGAAGCAGAGAATAATTAATCATCGAAACCTATTTTTATTACAAGATAGTTTTACAAAGAATAAAACCTTTAAGGCGCTCCCTTGTAGCATCTTACAGCTAATTCCATCATTTTTACCTACTCCACTATGATCTGTAAATCGTTTAAAATTCAAAATATGAACTCTTCTATCTCATCTATAATCACCACCCTTCTGTTGGTGATTTCTTTATCCATAACAGCTATTGCTCAACCAGCTACAAACGGAGATCCCCAAAAATTGATAAGTGTGGAAGGATCTGATTTTATGAACCCGGTTTGGTCACCTGACGGAACCCAAATAGCTTTCACTTCATCCCGGCAGCAGGGACTTTGGATAGCAGATGCAGATGGTTCAAATATGGAGCAGATTACAGATGAATCGGCCGGATATGGCTTCTCCTGGTCATCTGATTCTGAATCTATTTTAACCCGGGTTTCAGAGTTTCAGAATAAAAGAAGGAAACTCGCTGTTAAGATTTACCACACCAACGGTAACGAACCTGAACAGCTGACGGAGTTCAGAGATCAAATGCCAACCATTCCAAAGTGGGCCAATTATGACCGACAGGTAGTGCTTATTTCTGATAATGATATTGAATCGTTCGACTCTGGCAAAGAAGTTTCTACTCAGCAAAAAGCTTCGGTCACCAAACCTTTTTATGTGTTGAAGTCGAACCAGATTGCTAAAGGTAAAGTCCCGGAAAACAGCACTGAGAATATCTCCCCTTTTGATGATGCCCAATACCTGAACCTGGAAGTATCGCCGGATGGTAAAAAACTGGCCTTTGAAGTGTACGGCGGTAACTTATTCGTAATGAATATTGACGGAACCAACCTTATGGATCTGGGTAAAGCCAACCGGGCAAAATGGTCGCCCGACAGCCAATACCTGGTGGCGATGGTAGCCGAGGATGACGGACACAATTACACCAAATCAGACCTATATGCTTTGAGCATTGATGGAGAAGAGCGGATTAACCTGACTTCATCAACGGATATAATAGCTATGAACCCTGACTGGTCTCCTCAAGGTGACCAAGTAGCCTTCGACAGCCCCGGTGATGGAAGTATTTATATCCTGAACATCAGCTATTAATTCGTCCCGTATAATCAATCAGCAACCATCCACACACGGCATTATGAAGTATTTTCTATCCCTTTTAGCATTTGCAACACTTATTAGTACGGCCCCGGTTAAAGCCCAGACCGTAACCGGACTTGAAGGCTTTTCTATTTTTCTTGATCCGGGGCACAGTCAAACCGAAAACATGGGTCTTTACAATTATTCGGAAGCTGAGAAAGTACTTCGTGTAGGACTGGCACTGCGTGAAATGCTGCTCACCCAAACCGACATCGACACCGTGTACATTAGCCGGACAAGTGATTCTCAGCAAGTTCCTCTGTCTCAGAGAGATGATCTTGCCAATGCTACCGGTGCCGATTTCTTTCACTCCATTCACAGTAACGCAGGCTCAAACACTGCAAACAACACATTGTTTCTACATGGCGGTTGGCGTTCAAATGGGCAAACCGTGGAGAAAACTCCGAACGGCGGAAAAGAAATGGGCGATATCATGGAAATTGAGCTCACCGATGCCATGAGAATACCTACCATCGGGAATTGGGCCGACCGTAATTTCTATCAGGGCAGCTCTGTTGATAATCACAGCAATCAGTTCCCTTACCTGTTTGTAAACAGAACAACCAACATGGCTTCTGTATTGAGTGAAGCCGGTTTTCATACCAATCCAACCCAGCAAAAACGAAATTTAAATGCGGACTGGAAACGACTGGAAGCACAATCCTTTTTCTGGTCTATTCTGGAATACCTGGATGTGGAACGACCTCCCGTAGGCATTGCTACCGGGTACATCACCGATACTGATGGCGGGCTTCCAATTAATGGGGCCGTTGTAACGGTTGGCGACTCTACCTATACCACCGATACTTTTGAATCCCTGTTTAACAATTACGCTGCAAACCCCGGCGATCTGCAAAACGGTTTTTACTATATAGAAGACCTTCAAAACGGGCCCGCTCAAATCATCGTTGAAGCGGAAGGATTTTACACCGATACCGTTGATACCAACATCATTTCTACCGATTTCACCTTTACCGATGTGGCATTGGTTTCCAATATCCCTCCCTTTGTGGCCTCTACTTCCATAGGGGATGACGATGAGATTAATCCCGGGGAAGCACTTCTGCTGAATTTCAGCCGGTCTATGGATCGAACTGCCGTAGAAAACGCATTATCCCTCACGCCTGATGTTGACTATACCCTCACGTGGAATTCAGATAAAAAGCTGAGTATATCCACGGCTAATTTTGACTTTGAAAGCAGTTACACCCTTACAATTGATTCTACGGCTACCGACAAATCATCCTATGCTCATAACATTGACGGCGATGCTGATGGTACGGAGGGTGATTCTTACATCGTTACCTTCGAGACCGGTCCGGTCGATATTATTCCTCCGGCTATTTCTGATATTCGCCCAACCAATACACAGCTGAACGAACTCCGGCCTATCATAAGCGCCACTTTTGATGAGCCACTGGATACCGCACTTTTTGATAACAAAACCATCGAAGTGAGCAAAAGCGACTACACCGTTCCCGGTGAAACCGTTTATTATACCATAGGCAATCGAAGTGTACTTAACTTTTTCCCTTCCGAGCGTCTCGATAAATCTCGGAATTACACCCTCACGTTCTCCAAATCGATCAGTGATACGGTTGGAAACAGTCTCGGATCTGATGTAGTACGAACCTTCCCTACCGGAGATCAGGACATTATAAATGAAACCGTTGTTGATGATTTTGAAGATGGAATTTCAGCCTGGTGGGAGCCCTCTCAAAGCGGAAGCACGGACGGTTATATCCCCGAAGAAACAAGCCTGGAAATCAGCACCACTGAAGTCAATCTTTTGACAAATAGTAGCCAGTCTATGAGGGTGAATTACGGCTGGGATACTACCAGCACTGCAAACCTGATTCGTCAATATCGAGGCAGTGTAACCACTCCTAAGTTTGCCAACGATCTTATACTTCAAACCTATGTATTCGGTGATGGGAATGGCAATAAATTCAGGTTCATGCTTCGCGACGGCAACGGAGAGCTCGAAGGGAGTTCCTGGTACACCGTTGACTGGCTGGGCTGGAAATTAGTCTCCTGGGATTTAAGTCAGGATAGCGTGGTTGCATGGGTAAATGGGAACGGAACGCTGAACGGCGACCTGTATCTGGACAGTTTCCAGATGACTTATACCGAAGGACAGCCCACAACCGGTTTTATCGTATTTGATGATCTCAGAGCAGTTGAAATGGGACTCGCTACTTCAAATGAACCCAACGATGAGCTTCTTTCAGATGTACCCAACCAAATTGAGCTGAAGCAGAATTACCCCAACCCATTTAATCCTTCCACTAACATCAGTTTTGGATTGCCCCAACAGAGTGACGTTAACCTGAAGATCTACGACATGTTGGGACGGGAAGTAGCCACCGTTTACTCCGGGGTCAAATCAAAAGGGTTTCATACTATTCAGTTTGACGCTTCAAGACTATCAAGTGGAGTGTATATCTATCGATTGGTTACGAAGTCCGGTACCATTTCCAAGAAAATGACTTTGCTGAAGTAAAAATCCCCGCTCACAAAATACTTAAAACTGGTGCCGCCGCTCTGCTGCGGCACCCGGTTGTGAGGCTCAGTCTCAGATATTAAGTAATTGTTAAGAATGAATTTAAGATAGAAACGCACTTATTTTGAGACAGAGCATCGTGACGAGATTAAGTTTTAACTTATGCCTGTTCTAATCTTCAGACCGCCAAACCTTGTATTGCTAATTTAAACCCTTTCCTAAAGCGGTCGGACGAAAGCAGAAGCTTATTCTTACTCATCTAACTATCATTATTTAAGGACTCTCTTACTTATTACCAAGCATCTCTTCTATTTATCAGGCATATCTGACACCGTTTCAAGGTATCCGTGCTGCAGGTAAAACTCTTCGAGTCCCTTCACAATTTGCTCGGCTATCTTTCGCTGGAAGTCTGGATCAGTCAATAGTATCTCCTCTTCCGGGTTTGAAATAAAAGCTGTTTCTACCAATACGTTCGGAAACTCAATGGGCGCATTCAGGGAGAAGTTAAAACTACCGGTCAGCCCGTAGTCTTTAAAGCCCAGCTCCATCATCTTATCATACATAATAGCGGCAAGCGGCTTAAAGGCGATATGCTTATAGAAAGAGCCGGTTCCCCTTACGTCAAGCGGATCACTTCCATACCCAATTGAATTGGTATGAATACTGACCAGCAGATCAGCATCTTCATCAAGAGTAATTTCTTTTCTCTCACTCATATACACGTAGCTGTCATCGGTTCGAGGCAAGACGACAGTAGCTCCACTTTCCTCGAGCAGCTCTTTCACCAGGTAAGACAGCTGCAGGGTAACATCTTTCTCCAGGTTACCGGCAGCTCCTAACGATCCGCGATTGTCACCGCCATGACCCGCATCAACCGAAATAGTTCTGCCATCCAGCGGACTATTGAAATTGGTGACAACCGGAGGCCTCTTTACTTCCACATTCAGTTGAGAACCCCAGCCATAGCCAACAGTATATCCCCAGTTCTGGCTGTGATTCAGCTCAATCTCCAGCCGGAAGCGGTCATCCTCAACCTGATTCCAGGTTACATTTCTGATGCCTTGTGAACTGTTGTGCTTAATCTTCCAATTGGTGTTGGAAGTGGCACCAAATACATCCACTATAATCACATTAGGGTCCAATTCCTGATATGTGATATACGGTAGCTTTTCAGAGAGCGTGAGCGTAATCATATCTGATTCATCTCTGCCCGACACCCTGATATTTCCTGTAAGGGATGTGGCCGGGGATGTGTACTCATTCTGAAGTTCAACAAACCGAACCGGTATCCAGGCGCTCAGGCTTTTGGATAACTGTACCCGGTAATTATCAGCTTTACGACCGGTGATATTGAGTTTTACTCCCGGTTCAAGAGAGCCATAACGAGCTCCCCCGAGGCGGTCGGTACCCATGCCAATGTTCAGGTAGGCATTTTCATCCATCACTTCCGCAACGCGGGGGAAGTTGTTAAAACTGACGGTATATTCACTTTTTTTCTTCTCATATCCGAACAAACCCTTTTTCATCTTAAAGGTGATATGTTTGTCCTTTACCTTATCACCGGGTTTTATGGTGTAGCTTCCTTTGTAAAGTCCTTCAATACCGGCAATTTCTTCGGGTACCTCCTTCATGGGGATATTATTCTTGAAGTAATCAATATTGAAGACCACTTCTTTTCCGGGCGTACCCAGAAATTGTACATCCAGTGTTTCTCCGGTTACCAGCCAAAGCTCGCTGGTTGGTTTCATCATCCGGTCTGAAATCACATTTCCCTTGGTATCTATTGGTTCCGGAGCTTCCGGGCGCACCAGGTACATGGTTTTAGTCAGCTCCTCGCCGTTCAGTTCTACTCTGAATTCTATTTGAGTGGTATCCGACCTGTGCTCCATCATATGTATGAATGCACCGCTTTCGTAAACCTTCACCGGCTTTCCGTTTATATATGCATTTGCAGCGGGGTTCGTGTTAGCTGCAACACGATATCGCGAAAAACTGTAGGTAACCGTATCGGTTTCCGGAATTACAATATTCAGGTAAAGGGAATCACTGACTGCAATGGTAGTGTCGGCCTGAACCGTATCAACCCTGACAGAATCGACCTGAGCTTGCAGGCATTGTGGAGTAAAATGTACAACCAGAAAAGCGGCTAATAAACTTAAATACTTCATGAATTACTTGTATAGATAATAGTTTTGTGATTTCTCTTTGAAGGAGGCTACATCTTTGGAAAGGTATTCCGAGATGTCTGAAACTTTATAGTTTTGGCTGAAGAGCATCCTAATTTGATCGGTTCCGGTAACTTTCTCAAACATACTCCATCGGTTTTTGCCCATTTCAAAAACATCCTTATCCGGATACATTTCTTTGTGAACCTGCATAAACCAAAACTGCAGCTTCATTAAATGAGCCTGCGTGTAGTCGCTGAAATGAATCTGAACACCATGTAAAGTCTTGCCCTGATCCCTTCCATAAAAAGGCTTAAATACAATGGGGCGAAATACCACTCCCGGTATATCCAGGGCATTCATGCGGTCGGCAAGCTCACCTTCATCAATCCACTCAGCGGCAAACACCTGGAAAGGAAGCGTATATCCAACACCTTCCGAGAATACTCCCAACTCTCCCATAATACCTGTGGCCACATAAAAGTAAGCGGAATACTCATGCGGAATATGCGGTGATGTGGGCACCCAGGGCAATCCCGTTTCATCAAAGGTCATAGAGCGGTTCCAGTCTTCCATTTCCACAACGGTAAGACTACATTGTTTGCCATCAGCCAGCCAGCCTTCTTTGTTGATCATTTTGGCTACTTCACCCGGAGTAAGCCCATAGATATAGGGAACCGGAAACTGACTCACAAAAGAAAAATATCCTTCTTCCACAATATTGCCTTCCACCTTTTCCCCACCCAGTGGATTGGGACGGTCGAGCACCACAAACTCAAGGTCATGCTCTGCGGCAGCTTCCATGGCCAGCCCCATTGTACTGATGTAGGTGTACGAACGAACGCCGATGTCCTGAATATCATAAACCAGCACATCCACATTCTCCAGCATTTCCGGAGTTGGCTTGCGGGTTGCCCCATATAGTGAAAACACGGTTACACCGGTTGCTTCATCCACATAGGTATCAACCTTGTCACCGGCGGCGAACTCTCCTCTTACCCCGTGTTCCGGCCCGTATAAAGCCGTGAGCTCCACACCCGGAGCGTTGTAAATAAGATCCACAGTAGATACAAGATCAGCATTGACTCCGGTGGCGTTAGTGATAACTCCAACTCTTTTTCCTTTCAATAATTCGAAGTTGTTTTCAGCCAACACTTCAATTCCGGTTTTAACTTGGTTAGTATGCTGAGTGAAGCCGTTTGAATATCCCAAAAAACTTACCAGCAGAACGAGCAGAGCTTTTTTCATCATAATAAGAGTGATCTTTTTTTCATTTTAAGCTGTTGAAGTTATACATTCTCAACCTGAACTTCAGGCACGAATGATTACTACTTGTAAAAAATAGAAACCCCTTCAAGCACATGCCCAACAGCAACCTAAGTACCGTAAGCGAACTAAGTCTTAAAGAAAAAATTGGCCAGCTTTTTTTAATGGGATTCAGGGGGAATGACATCTCTGAAGATTCGGAAGTTCTGAACATGATTAAAGAACACAAACCGGGCGGAGTTATTCTCTTTGATAAAGATATGGTTCATGACCAACCGGTTCATAATATCAAGTCGCCTGAACAGGTTCGAAGCCTTACAAAAGCATTACAAGCTTCTTCCGAAACCCCTCTTTTAATTGGTATTGACCAGGAAGGCGGACTTATAAACCGGCTGAAGCCCGAGTACGGATTTCCCGAAACCATCTCTCATCAGAAGTTAGGTGAGAAAGACGATGAAGAATACACTGAATTGCATTCCCGGCATATCGCCAAAACACTATCTGAAGCCGGTATTAACCTCAATTTTGCCCCGGTGCTTGATTTAAGCTCCAACCCCGACAGCTCCATCATTGCAAAGAGAGAACGATCGTTTGGAACTTCGCCGGAAAAAGTAACACGGCATGCACAAGCTTACATCAAAGGACATCGGCAGGAAAACATACAAACCTGTTGCAAACATTTCCCCGGACATGGCAGCGCAGAAGGTGATACGCACGCCGGTTTCGTTGACATCACAGACACATGGGAGGAAAATGAACTGGACCCATATGAGACCCTGATCAATGAAGGGCTTTGCACTATGATTATGACCGCACACATCTTCCATAATGATATGGATGAAGTTGTGCCCGCCACCCTTTCGAGAAATGTGTTAAAGAATCTGTTAAGAAAAAACCTGGGTTTCAGCGGAGTGATCATCTCTGACGATATGCAGATGAGGGCCATTTCCGATCATTATTCCCTCAAAGAATCACTGTTAGAAGGATTAAAAGCAGGCCTCGATATCTTCTGCTTTGGCAACAACCTGCTTAAAGAACAGGTGGAACTCAAGGATTGCATTTCTGCCGTGGAGCAACTTGTTGAGGAAGGAGAAATTTCGGAGGAAAGAATTGATGAATCTGTGTCCCGGATTTTGAAGCTGAAGGAAAGCCTCTAAGAACAAGCCCAAAAGTATGTTTCATGATAAAAATAGCTTCGTCCTTCAGGACGGGGATTATGAAATTTGAAGATAACCCAAGCATCTATAGGTATTAAGTTTAGATGCTTATCGCAGGGTTGGGCTTTCCACTTTAAAGGCATATAGCCAAAGCTTCGAACACCTATTTTACTTAATCTACATCAGGGCGAAGCTTTTCATTTTACTTTTTCTACCCCGCCCTGAAGGGCGGAGCTATTGCCGATTACTTCTCCTTGATCATCTGTCTTATGCCACTCAAAAAACCAAATTTAGAAAGGCAAAGCCATCACAGTCGGAGCAACCTTTCAGCGTCCGCAGGTCCTGAAAGCGTTGCGGGGATACGACCGTGTAGATATCGGATTGCTTAATTTACCGCCGAACGCTCCAAGGTCCTGCGGACGCTTGGAGGTTCTTCTTTCCTTTAAGCCTTGGATTCTTTCAGATGGTTCTCCACCAAACGTTCAATTGGTTTTCGGACAATGACGCTTAAATTCAGCCCTCTTTCTGATAAAACGCTTTCAAGGGTTTCACGGTGAATGGCGGCAATAGATCCTACAAAGCCGATTTCTTTTCCGGACAGGTCCCCGAAGTAGGCCAGCTGCTTATCGGCAAAATCTTCGAAACCGCTCCGCACAATATTCTTGATGAAATCATGATCAGCAAAATTACCCAGCAGATGAGAAAAGGACGCCACAAACCGATTTCCTTTCGGCTTTTTATACACCATTTCCAGGATGTTATCCAGCCTCATGTCGTGCCGTTGCTCCAGTTCATTCCTCAAATCTTCCGGCATAATGTTATAGTAGTAACTTCTCAAAATGCGTTTCCCAAAATATCCGCCCGAGCCTTCATCACCCAGCGTAAAACCCAGCGAAGGTATCTTGTTTACTATCTTTTCCCCGTCATAGATGCACGAGTTGGACCCGGTTCCCAAGATACAAGCCACTCCCGGCTTATCCCAGAAACAGGCTTTTGCAGCTGCCAACAGATCGGTATCTACCTGAATCTCGGCATTACTGAAACAGGCAGCGATTCCTTTTCTGACGACTTCCTTGCTCTTCTCTGTCCCACAGCCGGCTCCGTAAAAAAAGATTTTATCAACAGGCTTACTCTCCAAAACCTGTGCCAGTCCCTCGTCAATGGCATGGATGAGTTGCTCAAGCGACATGAAATACGGGTTCAGTCCGTCCGTATGGAAATACTCCTTATGCCCTTCATCATCTATTAAAATCCATTCCGTTTTGGTGGAGCCACTATCTGCTATCAGTATGTT is part of the Gracilimonas sediminicola genome and harbors:
- the nagB gene encoding glucosamine-6-phosphate deaminase; translated protein: MSSSPLIRPEFEKYEKVPANVFDTAKIASKYAADEIASLIRDKAAKGEQAVLGLATGSTPTQLYDELVRMHKEEGLSFENVVTFNLDEYYPMEPDSIHSYVHFMHEYLFDHVDIKEENIHIPDGTLDREDVYDFCQKYEEKIDALGGLDIQILGIGRTGHVGFNEPGSSINSKTRLIALDSLTILDAASGFFGVENVPRRAITMGVGTIMKADRIFLMAWGEGKAKIVQKAIEGDITSQIPATFLQKHENVEFLLDDASSAELTRTKTPWLVGPIDWTDELLRKAVVWLSLYLEKPILKLTDEDYSEHGMNDVLIDIGRAYNVNIRIFNEIQHTITGWPGGKPNEDDTYRPERKSPGKKRVLIFSPHPDDDVISMGGTFIRLVDQGHEVHVAYQTSGNIAVFDDEAIRFADFVTDYHESFGLENEESAELFEEVRASIKNKKPGEVDSDEVKTIKGMIRRGEAKAACRYVGIPDENMHFLDLPFYETGKVRKKPIGPEDIEITKNIIQQVKPHQIYAAGDLSDPHGTHRVCLDAVFTALRELKDEPWMQECWTWLYRGAWQEWDIEDIEMAVPLSPEETDRKRKAIFKHQSQKDRPLFPGTDKREFWQRADDRTRGTAELYDKLGLAEYEAMEAFVRWKELD
- a CDS encoding MFS transporter codes for the protein MNLIAKLKKNPWFWIPSLYYAQGLPYIMVVEVSVIMYQNLDISNAEIGLYTSLLYLPWIIKPFWSPLVENTKTKRWWTIGMQFVMGAAFAGVALVLLTPSFFAFSLIVLYLLALASATHDIAADGFYMIALNEEKQSFFVGIRSTFYRIAIISGKGALVILAGYLIESGTDVDYAWAVTFGILAVVMTVFALYHTLSIPKPAGDYAEEYDSPKEQLAAFFKVFIDFFKKKQIWVALAFILFYRFAEGQLVKMGPPFFLDEIKAGGLGLSTSDLGFIYGTIGVIALTIGGIIGGVVISRKGLKYWLWPMLIAMNVPNLVYVILAYFQPESYTLISAFVAIEQFGYGFGFAAFLMFLIYVAQGENKTAHYAFGTGFMALGMLIPGSISGFMQEWLGYLNFFIWVMIATIPIFIVTKFVDIDPDFGKKKDKQEAENN
- a CDS encoding N-acetylmuramoyl-L-alanine amidase, which encodes MKYFLSLLAFATLISTAPVKAQTVTGLEGFSIFLDPGHSQTENMGLYNYSEAEKVLRVGLALREMLLTQTDIDTVYISRTSDSQQVPLSQRDDLANATGADFFHSIHSNAGSNTANNTLFLHGGWRSNGQTVEKTPNGGKEMGDIMEIELTDAMRIPTIGNWADRNFYQGSSVDNHSNQFPYLFVNRTTNMASVLSEAGFHTNPTQQKRNLNADWKRLEAQSFFWSILEYLDVERPPVGIATGYITDTDGGLPINGAVVTVGDSTYTTDTFESLFNNYAANPGDLQNGFYYIEDLQNGPAQIIVEAEGFYTDTVDTNIISTDFTFTDVALVSNIPPFVASTSIGDDDEINPGEALLLNFSRSMDRTAVENALSLTPDVDYTLTWNSDKKLSISTANFDFESSYTLTIDSTATDKSSYAHNIDGDADGTEGDSYIVTFETGPVDIIPPAISDIRPTNTQLNELRPIISATFDEPLDTALFDNKTIEVSKSDYTVPGETVYYTIGNRSVLNFFPSERLDKSRNYTLTFSKSISDTVGNSLGSDVVRTFPTGDQDIINETVVDDFEDGISAWWEPSQSGSTDGYIPEETSLEISTTEVNLLTNSSQSMRVNYGWDTTSTANLIRQYRGSVTTPKFANDLILQTYVFGDGNGNKFRFMLRDGNGELEGSSWYTVDWLGWKLVSWDLSQDSVVAWVNGNGTLNGDLYLDSFQMTYTEGQPTTGFIVFDDLRAVEMGLATSNEPNDELLSDVPNQIELKQNYPNPFNPSTNISFGLPQQSDVNLKIYDMLGREVATVYSGVKSKGFHTIQFDASRLSSGVYIYRLVTKSGTISKKMTLLK
- a CDS encoding N-acetylmuramoyl-L-alanine amidase, with translation MKYLSLLAAFLVVHFTPQCLQAQVDSVRVDTVQADTTIAVSDSLYLNIVIPETDTVTYSFSRYRVAANTNPAANAYINGKPVKVYESGAFIHMMEHRSDTTQIEFRVELNGEELTKTMYLVRPEAPEPIDTKGNVISDRMMKPTSELWLVTGETLDVQFLGTPGKEVVFNIDYFKNNIPMKEVPEEIAGIEGLYKGSYTIKPGDKVKDKHITFKMKKGLFGYEKKKSEYTVSFNNFPRVAEVMDENAYLNIGMGTDRLGGARYGSLEPGVKLNITGRKADNYRVQLSKSLSAWIPVRFVELQNEYTSPATSLTGNIRVSGRDESDMITLTLSEKLPYITYQELDPNVIIVDVFGATSNTNWKIKHNSSQGIRNVTWNQVEDDRFRLEIELNHSQNWGYTVGYGWGSQLNVEVKRPPVVTNFNSPLDGRTISVDAGHGGDNRGSLGAAGNLEKDVTLQLSYLVKELLEESGATVVLPRTDDSYVYMSERKEITLDEDADLLVSIHTNSIGYGSDPLDVRGTGSFYKHIAFKPLAAIMYDKMMELGFKDYGLTGSFNFSLNAPIEFPNVLVETAFISNPEEEILLTDPDFQRKIAEQIVKGLEEFYLQHGYLETVSDMPDK
- a CDS encoding exo-beta-N-acetylmuramidase NamZ family protein, with product MMMKKALLVLLVSFLGYSNGFTQHTNQVKTGIEVLAENNFELLKGKRVGVITNATGVNADLVSTVDLIYNAPGVELTALYGPEHGVRGEFAAGDKVDTYVDEATGVTVFSLYGATRKPTPEMLENVDVLVYDIQDIGVRSYTYISTMGLAMEAAAEHDLEFVVLDRPNPLGGEKVEGNIVEEGYFSFVSQFPVPYIYGLTPGEVAKMINKEGWLADGKQCSLTVVEMEDWNRSMTFDETGLPWVPTSPHIPHEYSAYFYVATGIMGELGVFSEGVGYTLPFQVFAAEWIDEGELADRMNALDIPGVVFRPIVFKPFYGRDQGKTLHGVQIHFSDYTQAHLMKLQFWFMQVHKEMYPDKDVFEMGKNRWSMFEKVTGTDQIRMLFSQNYKVSDISEYLSKDVASFKEKSQNYYLYK